Proteins co-encoded in one Pelobates fuscus isolate aPelFus1 chromosome 5, aPelFus1.pri, whole genome shotgun sequence genomic window:
- the LOC134610317 gene encoding zinc finger protein 239-like — translation MEVAVTGETLGEETLRAQNVSIKNSTSSKAILPNVRSTRAGQDFTADHLYDSRADVVCQPISALDDSCQDWEFNTAELQAQLQSLAFKIGDSEAPRHKRKYRSHHGPKEYVCQDCGKKFTHSSTLATHQRTHTGEKPYACVDCGKCFTRSSTLITHQRIHTGERPYGCAECGKSFIQSSHLVLHQRTHTGDRPYSCSQCGKSFSNSAHYVIHKRTHTGERPYSCVECGKSFSSKSYLVTHQRLHMENTIYICNQCGKSLRNHLTYASHLKTHTANKPFACNDCGKSFARKLQLVLHKRVHTGERPYACDDCGKKYTRKSYLNIHQKIHTEETLYVCTCCGDSFEDKLALQSHRVSHSEETADKKSECSVTKDLLTS, via the coding sequence ATGGAAGTGGCTGTGACTGGAGAGACTCTTGGAGAAGAGACACTAAGGGCCCAAAATGTATCAATCAAAAACAGCACAAGTTCCAAAGCAATTTTGCCAAATGTACGTTCCACACGTGCGGGTCAAGACTTTACAGCAGACCACCTGTATGACTCTAGAGCAGATGTTGTGTGCCAGCCTATCTCTGCTCTGGATGACAGTTGCCAAGATTGGGAATTCAATACAGCTGAACTCCAGGCCCAGTTACAGTCTCTGGCATTTAAGATTGGGGATTCTGAAGCACCAAGGCATAAGAGAAAATACAGATCCCATCACGGTCCAAAAGAATACGTCTGTCAAGACTGTGGTAAGAAGTTCACTCACAGTTCAACCCTTGCAACGCATCAACGAACACACACAGGGGAGAAACCCTATGCGTGTGTTGATTGCGGAAAATGCTTTACTCGTAGttcaactttaatcacacaccagAGAATCCACACTGGGGAAAGGCCTTACGGGTGTGCAGAGTGTGGTAAAAGCTTTATCCAGAGTTCCCATCTTGTGTTACATCAAAGGACCCACACAGGGGACAGACCATACTCATGCAGTCAGTGTGGGAAATCTTTTAGTAACAGTGCACACTACGTCATACATAAGAGAACTCACACTGGAGAGAGACCGTATTCTTGCGTTGAATGTGGTAAAAGCTTCAGCAGCAAGTCATATCTGGTAACACATCAAAGGCTTCACATGGAGAACACAATTTACATTTGCAATCAGTGCGGCAAAAGCCTACGTAACCATTTAACCTATGCAAGCCACCTGAAGACCCACACCGCAAACAAGCCATTTGCGTGCAACGATTGCGGGAAGAGCTTTGCGCGCAAGTTACAGCTGGTTTTGCATAAGAGAGTCCATACTGGAGAGAGACCATATGCTTGCGATGACTGTGGGAAAAAATACACGCGCAAATCGTATCTCAATATACATCAGAAAATCCACACGGAAGAGACGCTGTATGTTTGCACCTGTTGTGGAGATAGCTTTGAAGACAAGCTTGCGTTACAGTCCCACCGAGTAAGTCATTCAGAAGAGACAGCTGATAAGAAATCTGAGTGCTCTGTGACCAAAGACTTACTAACTTCTTAA